TCGGTGTGGCCCGGATTCGCGCCCATGCCTCCCGGAACGGTAGCTTGGCAGCTCCAGCGCCGCCGATGGCGCGCTCGGAGAGATTCGAACTCCCGACCCTCGGAATCGAAATCCGATGCTCTATCCAGCTGAGCTACGAGCGCGTGCGTGGCTCGCTTACCAGACTTGTCCCGACAGGGCCAGCAGAGCGCCTCCGGACCCGGCCTGAGGGCCTGCGCGTCCCGGAATCGGATTGGTCTTCACTCAAGAGGCGACCGGATGAGGGGAAATTGCGTTGCCGCGCCTGCGGTCCGGCCATCGCCAGGGGGCCCGATCCGGCGCCAATTGACGCCTGAATGGGGGAAAATCGCCTGCGGATGCCCATTTTTGGTCCAATCCGGATGCTTAACGGAATCCCAACACACTAACGCCAGAGTCCTGCCCTCTGGTCCTCTGGCGGACCGGATTTCCCGGGTCCCGACAGGCTCTATCCGCGTCCGATCGATTCATGCGCATCACGCTCTTGCCTCTGCTGTTGCTCTCGCTGCTGGCCATAACGCCGGCACGCGCCGATCTGCACATCACCCGCGATCACGGCGGCTACGTCACCGAATACAAGGCGAAGTACGAGCGAATCCGCGACCGCAAGGAGCGCGTCATCATCGACGGCATCTGCAATTCGGCCTGCACCCTGGTGTTCGGCATCGTGCCGATGAACAAGGTGTGTGTGACGCCGCGGGCCAGCCTCGGCTTCCACCAGGCCTATTACGACAAGGCGTTTACCTTCGGTATCAAGGTCACCAGTGCGGAGGGGACATCCGATCTGATGTCCTACTACCCGCGGCCCGTGAAGGACTGGATCCGCCGCAACGGCGGGCTGACCACCGAGATGAAGAAGATCAAGAACGGGACCGAACTCTGGAAGATCGTCGACCCCTGTCCAGAAGAGTTCTGATCCCCTCAGGCCAGGTCAATCGTTCCTGACATCACCGGCACACAGCGGCCGCCGATCCAGGTCGCGGTAACCGCACCGTTTTTCTTCTCGGCCTGCGCCTGCAAAATGCTCGGCCGTCCCATCTCGACGCCTTGCGCGATCGTCTTCGACAACAAGAGGTTCGCCTCCGGGCGCAGACTGGCGAGCAGGCCGATCAGCGCGACGTTGGCAGCGCCGGTCGCCGGATCCTCGGGAATGTTAAGGTGTGGTGCAAACATCCGCGCGCGGATGTCGATGTCACCCTCTTGGACCTGCGCATAGATCATGATGCTGACGACGGGGTGCTTGGCGACTTCGAGCCGGAACACGTCGGCGTTCGGGTTTGCCCCGAGCAGCGCAGTGCGGCCCTTCAATTCGGCGAGGATGAAAGGGGCGCCGCAGGACGCGATGCATGGGCGATGATGGGCCGTCTCGATATCGGCGAGCGAAATCCCGCACGCTGATGCCACCAGTTCGCCCGCAACCTCCGCGCCGACCGCGAGCGGCTGCGGTGCCGCGACCTTTGATCCCACCGCCGTCGCGCCATCTCGCAAGATATCGATCGGGACCAGGCCGGCTTTTTCCTCGAAGATGACACGGTCGCCGCTGACAGGCCGGCCGTAACTGACGCCGGAGCGCGCCAGCACGAAGGCCGTGCCGACATTGGGGTGGCCGGCGAACGGCATCTCGCTGCGCGGGGTGAAGATCCGCACTTCGGCCGTGTGCGCGGGGTCCTTCGGGGGCAGCACGAAGGTGGTCTCCGCCAGATTGAATTCGGCGGCGATGGCCTGCATCTGCCCGGTCGACAATCCCTCGGCGTTGAGGACGACGGCAAGCGGATTGCCCACGAATTGCGTGCCGGTGAACACATCGACTGTCTGAAATTGCGGGCGCATCTTAGCTCCTATCTAGAAGGTCACCACGCCGCGGATCGACTCGCCGCGCTTCATCAGTTCGAACGCGTTGTTGATCTCGGCAAAGGGCATCACGTGGGTGATCATCGGGTCGATCTGGATCTTGCCCTGCATGTACCAGTCGACGATCTTGGGTACGTCGGTGCGGCCGCGCGCGCCGCCGAAGGCGGTGCCTTTCCAGACCCGGCCGGTCACCAGTTGGAACGGCCGCGTTGAAATCTCCGCGCCTGAAGGCGCGACCCCGATGACGATCGATTGGCCCCAGCCGCGGTGACAGGCTTCCAGCGCCTGCCGCATCACCGTGACGTTGCCGGTGCAGTCGAAGGTGTAGTCGGCGCCGCCGATCTGGTCGGCGCCGGATTTGGTCATGTCGACGAGGTGAGGGACGAGGTCCTTGCCGAGTTCTTTCGGGTTGACGAAATGGGTCATGCCGAAGCGTTCGCCCCAAGCCTTGCGGTCGTTGTTGATGTCGACGCCGATGATCATGTCGGCGCCGGCCAGCCGCAAGCCCTGCAGCACGTTGAGCCCGATGCCGCCGAGGCCGAATACAATGGCCTTGGCGCCTTGCTCGACCTTGGCGGTGTTGATGACTGCGCCGATGCCTGTGGTGACGCCGCAGCCAATGTAGCAGACCTTGTCGAACGGCGCGTCCTCGCGGATCTTGGCCACCGCGATCTCGGGCAGCACCGTGTAGTTCGCAAACGTCGAGGTGCCCATGTAGTGATGGACGGGCTTGCCTCCAAGCGAGAACCGCGAGGTGCCGTCGGGCATCAGGCCCTGGCCTTGCGTGGCGCGGATCGCGGTGCAGAGATTGGTTTTGCGCGACAGGCAGGACGGGCATTGCCGGCATTCCGGCGTATAGAGCGGAATGACGTGGTCGCCTTTCTTCACGCTGGTCACGCCTTTGCCGATATCGACCACGACGCCGGCACCTTCATGGCCGAGAATCGCGGGAAACAGGCCTTCGGGATCAGCGCCGGAAAGGGTGAATTCGTCGGTGTGGCAGACGCCGGTGGCCTTGATTTCGAGCAGCACTTCGCCCTCGCGCGGGCCGTCGAGCTGGACGGTGGTGATCTCCAGCGGCTTGCCGGCGGCGACAGCGACGGCGGCGCGAACATCCATGGCATTCCTCGTTTCATCGATCTGCGTTTTCCGGCGAGCGGGCCCGCGGGATTCTGGATTGCCGGATAGCATATGTTCAGGCAATCAGGGCCGCAAATGAGCAGAGACCTCGAAAATTTGGCCGCGCGCGCGGCGCCGGCGATTTTTGTCGTGCTCTGGAGTACCGGCTTCATCGGCACCAAATACGTCATTCACAATGCCGACCCGCTGACCTATCTGGCGCTCCGCATGGCTGTCGTGGTCGGGTTGATGGCGGTTATCGTCGCAATCGCCCGCCCGGCATGGCCCAACCGCACCGAGATCGGCCATAGCATCGTCGCCGGTATCTTGGTGCATGGGTTCTATCTCGGCGGCACCGCGGTCGCGATTTCGCTTTCGATTCCGGCAGGGCTTTCGGCGCTGATTCCCGGCCTGCAGCCGATCCTGACGTCGACCATCGCGAACCGCTGGCTGGGCGAGCGCGTCACGCCGTTGCAATGGTCGGGGTTGCTGCTCGGGCTCGCCGGCGTGGTGCTGATCCTGCACGATCGTCCAATGAGCGGGCAGGCGGGCTGGGGCTGGTTTGCCTCCGCGGTCTCGCTGGTCAGCATCACGCTCGGGACCTTGTACCAGCGGCGCTATTGCGGCCGGATCGACTGGCGCAGCGGCAATCTCGTGCAGTACGCGGCCGTGGCGGTGTTCTTCACCGCCGGAGCATTCATGTTCGAGAACCGCGTGGTTCACTGGACGGCCGAGTTCACCCTGGCGCTGGCATGGCTCGCGGTGGTGCTGTCGATCGGATCGATCGGGCTGTTGTACTGGCTGATCCGGCGCTCGGCGGTGACCTCGGTGGCGAGCCTGTTCTATCTGGTGCCGGCGGTGACCGCGATCATGGCCTATGTGCTGTTCGACGAGCGGCTGGACACGATTGCTATCGTCGGCATGGTGGCCTGCGCCGCCGCGGTATTTCTGGTCAACCGGCGTGCGTGACGAGATTCGCTTGAGTCCACAAGCCTCCGGGCTTTCACGCGGAGGCTTGTGCGGAATGGGTGCCGGTGATCAGCGCTTCGCACTCAACTACCGCGCACAGTCGCATAGGCCTTGAGCGCGCGCTCGCGTCCTCGTTTGTGAAGGCGCGTGTTGGCTCCGCGCTCGGACTCAGAGGTCGGCGACATGCTGGGCGAGATCAGGCTGGCGCCCGCGATCCTGTCCTACCCGCTCTATGTGGCCGGCGTTCTGATTTTCGTCAGCGGCTCGGCCGCCGCGACCTCGCAATCGACGCTGCTGTACGGTGCGTTGTTCGGATTGTTCTGCTATGCGACCTTCGATCTGACGTCGCTGGCGCTGCTCAAGCACTGTGCTGGCCGGCCGCCATTGTCGACGTGAGCTGGGGATCGTTCGTGACCGCTCTATCGTCGACCGCGGGCTTGCTGATCGCCAACTGGGTTGCGCCGAAGGTTTGACTCCCGTCATTCCGGGTCTGGTGCAGGCGCACCACCCCGGAATGACAGCCTCGAGTGCGTTACTTCGCCCGCAGTGACGACCCCGGGTCCTTACTTCGGCTGCGGCACGATCCGCAGGTAAGGCTTCGGCGCTTTCCAGCCCTGCGGATAGATCGTCTTGGCCTCGTCGTCGCTGACAGAGCCGGCGATGATGACGTCTTCGCCCGGCTTCCAGTCGGCCGGCGTCGCGACGCGATGCTTGGCGGTCATCTGCATGGAATCGATCACGCGCAGGATTTCCTGGAAATTGCGTCCTGTCGTCATCGGATAGACCAGCAGCAGTTTGATCTTCTTGTCCGGCCCAATGATGAAGACGTTGCGGACGGTCTGGTTGTCGGCGGCGGTACGGGTGGCGACGTCACCCGAAGTGGCGGCCGGCAGCATGTCGTAGAGCTTCGATACCTTGAAATCGGTGTCGCCGATCATCGGATAGTTCGGCGCCGCGCCCTGCGTCTCCTTGATGTCTTCGGACCACTTCGCGTGGTTGGTCACGGGATCGACGCTCAGCCCCATCAGCTTGACGCCGCGCTTGTCGAATTCCGGCTTCAGCTTGGCCAGCGCGCCGAGCTCGGTGGTGCAGACCGGTGTGAAATCCTTGGGGTGCGAGAACAGGAGCGCCCAGCTGTTGCCGATCCAGTCATGGAATTTAATTTTACCTTCGGTGGTTTCAGCCTCGAAATCCGGGGCTACAGCGCCAATCTGGAGAGCCATTTTACGACCTCATGTCCTTTAAGTTACAGGTAAATTCGTCTTTGCCAGTATAGTAGGCCGCACGTCCGATGTGAACGGCCGGCAGGCAAAAGGGTAGATCCTTCTCCGGGAGCGGAAACTCCTAGCATCTTCTTGCGATCAGCGCGCGTGCGGCGAAAAGACCGCAGCGGCGGCAAATGTCCCGGTTGCCCCGATATTGCCTTTTATGCCGCCCATCACCCCGGGCCCGGTTGCGATCGGGATCCGTGACGGATGTCACAGCGACTAATCGGCAACCAACTAAAAAACTCGCGAGCGAAGTTTCGAATCATTAACCACTCGTTTACGCCCGCGTGAAATTGCTCAACCAGAACAAGAAAATGAGAAGTGCACCAATGTCTGCTTCTGCCGGAATACTTGCCGACCGTCTCGGCGCCTTTGAGCCGTCCGACATCTCCTGCCGCGATACCGCAGCGCTTGCGCTGGCCGTCGTGCGCGATGGCGTGATCACCGGCGAGGGCCCCACCACCAAGGGCCGCGTTCATTTTTCCCGCGCGCTGGATGCCGATGACGCCGCCTGGTGCGCGCGCATCCTGACTGCGACCGCCGTTGAGCATCAGCCGGTCAGCCGTGCCGAAGCCGAGACGCTGTTCGAGATCAATGATGCCGCCGCCGAGCGTAGCGACGACGGGGTGTTCGACGATTTGCTGGCCAAGGCCGTCGTACACCATGCGGCGTCCGCCTCCGGCCTGCCGGTGCCGCCGCGCACGGTCGCGCTGTCGCCGGAAACCTCGATCGAAAGCTGGGCGCCAACCCAGGCAGTCGGCGTCGATATCGAAGTGCTGCAGTGGATCGCAAGCCAGATGCGCGGCAAGCGCCGCAGCAACCGCACACTGATGAGGATGGTCGCCACCATCGTCGGCGCCGCGACGCTGCCGCTGCTGCCGAACGTGTTCGACATCGGGATGTAACGGCGCGCGAAATGCGCCGCGCCCGACGCCGATCCAGCGCAACACGGCGGTGATTGGTTGCTGCGTTCGCAGCGGCGCCGGATGCGGATTTAGTTGTCAAACAGCCTCTGTGCCTTCTTCACCTCTCCCCGCAAGCGCGGCGAGGTGAAGAGGTGCAAACTTGACTTCGCGATCTCGCGGCGCAATCCGCCCGAGGTTTGTCATCAATTTCCTTACCCTCTCAATCAGAGGGCGCAGGGAATGCCGGGCGCCCGATGCGCCCGATAGCCGCGTGTGCAATGATAGTGG
The genomic region above belongs to Bradyrhizobium sediminis and contains:
- a CDS encoding PhzF family phenazine biosynthesis protein, which produces MRPQFQTVDVFTGTQFVGNPLAVVLNAEGLSTGQMQAIAAEFNLAETTFVLPPKDPAHTAEVRIFTPRSEMPFAGHPNVGTAFVLARSGVSYGRPVSGDRVIFEEKAGLVPIDILRDGATAVGSKVAAPQPLAVGAEVAGELVASACGISLADIETAHHRPCIASCGAPFILAELKGRTALLGANPNADVFRLEVAKHPVVSIMIYAQVQEGDIDIRARMFAPHLNIPEDPATGAANVALIGLLASLRPEANLLLSKTIAQGVEMGRPSILQAQAEKKNGAVTATWIGGRCVPVMSGTIDLA
- a CDS encoding S-(hydroxymethyl)glutathione dehydrogenase/class III alcohol dehydrogenase yields the protein MDVRAAVAVAAGKPLEITTVQLDGPREGEVLLEIKATGVCHTDEFTLSGADPEGLFPAILGHEGAGVVVDIGKGVTSVKKGDHVIPLYTPECRQCPSCLSRKTNLCTAIRATQGQGLMPDGTSRFSLGGKPVHHYMGTSTFANYTVLPEIAVAKIREDAPFDKVCYIGCGVTTGIGAVINTAKVEQGAKAIVFGLGGIGLNVLQGLRLAGADMIIGVDINNDRKAWGERFGMTHFVNPKELGKDLVPHLVDMTKSGADQIGGADYTFDCTGNVTVMRQALEACHRGWGQSIVIGVAPSGAEISTRPFQLVTGRVWKGTAFGGARGRTDVPKIVDWYMQGKIQIDPMITHVMPFAEINNAFELMKRGESIRGVVTF
- a CDS encoding peroxiredoxin; translation: MALQIGAVAPDFEAETTEGKIKFHDWIGNSWALLFSHPKDFTPVCTTELGALAKLKPEFDKRGVKLMGLSVDPVTNHAKWSEDIKETQGAAPNYPMIGDTDFKVSKLYDMLPAATSGDVATRTAADNQTVRNVFIIGPDKKIKLLLVYPMTTGRNFQEILRVIDSMQMTAKHRVATPADWKPGEDVIIAGSVSDDEAKTIYPQGWKAPKPYLRIVPQPK
- a CDS encoding DMT family transporter, which codes for MSRDLENLAARAAPAIFVVLWSTGFIGTKYVIHNADPLTYLALRMAVVVGLMAVIVAIARPAWPNRTEIGHSIVAGILVHGFYLGGTAVAISLSIPAGLSALIPGLQPILTSTIANRWLGERVTPLQWSGLLLGLAGVVLILHDRPMSGQAGWGWFASAVSLVSITLGTLYQRRYCGRIDWRSGNLVQYAAVAVFFTAGAFMFENRVVHWTAEFTLALAWLAVVLSIGSIGLLYWLIRRSAVTSVASLFYLVPAVTAIMAYVLFDERLDTIAIVGMVACAAAVFLVNRRA